A DNA window from Alligator mississippiensis isolate rAllMis1 chromosome 11, rAllMis1, whole genome shotgun sequence contains the following coding sequences:
- the LOC132243740 gene encoding myelin-oligodendrocyte glycoprotein-like, translated as MQREVFSFPTGPKGSPFLPSCIALLAALQIHHPMAAQFRVIGPGQPVVVTMGEDAVLPCHLLPPMSAESMEVRWLRPGFSSYVHLYRGGQDQDGQQMPAYRGRTQLVKDDLSDGSVSLRIRSVRRSDHGLYTCFVQSNDSSGDALLELQVTDAMVQRVAQIDIGVTDYVYNEGKSFQLASSFL; from the exons ATGCAGAGAGAGGTTTTCTCATTCCCCACTGGCCCCAAAGGGagccccttcctgcccagctgcatcgcTCTCCTTGCTGCACTCCAGATTCACCATCCGATGGCAG cccagttCAGAGTGATTGGACCAGGCCAGCCAGTTGTTGTCACCATGGGAGAGGATGctgtcctcccctgccacctgttgcCCCCCATGAGCGCTGAGAGCATGGAGGTGCGGTGGCTCCGgcctgggttctcttcctacGTGCACTTGTACCGAGGTGGACAGgatcaggatgggcagcagatgCCTGCATATCGGGGCAGGACTCAACTTGTGAAGGACGACCTCAGCGATGGGAGCGTCTCTCTGAGAATACGCAGCGTCCGACGCTCTGACCATGGGCTGTACACCTGCTTCGTCCAGTCCAATGACTCCTCAGGTGACGCTCTGTtggagctgcaggtgacag ATGCCATGGTGCAGCGTGTTGCTCAGATTGACATTGGTGTCACAGACTATGTGTATAACGAAGGGAAGTCCTTCCAGTTAGCCAGTAGCTTTCTCTAG